A genome region from Trichoderma asperellum chromosome 7, complete sequence includes the following:
- the RAD5 gene encoding DNA helicase rad5, with the protein MELGSSQEPPVKRRRFFKDPDAASSDPVAFSSPKHEYSSSQEPRLFFKAEDDDGREEEAGIEEHKGKQEYSGDWEEQESKGGIETEQGHRNAFTQLREDGAASRRTPREEPAPQHESSSVTFDQETFESFVGCKVAADILSAIQQHCGNNLERAVNMYFDGTYRKLVKSKPASHPAAAPATPGSSRTALTDAPAQSSPIPIRQTMPPSRYIGAFGVEGWATRSGANLLKHGEIVKIERQKIQPPQPPKTKPRLGAPPTPVKMNTAASRRVDVVVRFTTQSGQEIGRLAKDTANWVSTLIDQKICGFEGTCVYCPERVRTNDTIFLQLRCSLLNSAFFDRSFKPVNDSSATWFEQQIETAQEKELRLRQVALVRLFQEINLQPVTANAAAKGGRKGLLQAAEMDEQKQKDSKKATASSNKESGNSSPSEEPEEGEELEQDQLDALYKKAQTFDFNMPEAEPASTFAMSLRPYQKQSLHWMLAKERDERSHREPSMHPLWEEYLWPVKDVDDKDLPAVEGQSKFYVNPYSGDLTLEFPVQEQHCLGGILADEMGLGKTIQMLSLIHSHRSEASHNARLSSKDGLNQLQRLGKNSSNVLDAPCTTLVVAPMSLLSQWQSEAEKASKAGTLKIQLYYGTEKALNLQSLCSGSNAPDLVITSYGVVLSEFGSVLAKNGERSFHTGIFSLKFFRVILDEAHYIKNRASKTARACYEIAADHRWALTGTPIVNRLEDLFSLVRFLGVEPWNNFSFWKTFITVPFESGDFVRALDVVQTVLEPLVTRRTKDMKTPDGQPLVQLPPKQIDLVEVELSKAERDIYDHIFNKVKNTFAKNVEAGTVLKAFTTIFAQIMRLRQSCCHPVLVRNKDIVADEEEAGAAADAATGLGDDMDLESLITQFTAITDEATNDRQTYGAHALDEIRNEAEKECPLCFDEPMNEQIVTGCWHSACKKCLMDFIKHETDHGKVPRCFNCRAPLNQRDLFEVVRHDEGDAFASKPRISLQRLGVNSSSAKVAALLTELRLLRRERPHMKSIIFSQFTSFLSLIEAALNRANIKFLRLDGSMTQRARAAVLQEFSESKGFVVMLMSLRAGGVGLNLTSAGRVFMMDPWWSYAVELQAIDRVHRLGQQDEVVVKRFIVKGSVEERMLKIQERKKFIATSLGMMNDEEKKLQRIEDIKELLS; encoded by the exons ATGGAGCTGGGATCCTCGCAAGAGCCTCCGGTGAAGAGGCGGAGATTTTTCAAGGACCCGGACGCGGCGTCGTCGGATCCAGTGGCGTTCAGCAGCCCCAAGCACGAGTACAGCTCGAGTCAAGAACCAAGGCTGTTCTTCAAggctgaagacgacgatggccgCGAGGAGGAAGCTGGGATAGAAGAGCATAAGGGAAAACAAGAATATTCTGGAGATTGGGAGGAACAGGAGAGCAAGGGAGGCATCGAGACCGAACAAGGACATCGAAATGCCTTCACTCAGCTTCGCGAGGATGGAGCTGCCTCCAGACGAACCCCACGGGAGGAGCCCGCACCCCAGCACGAGTCCTCGTCAGTGACCTTTGACCAAGAAACATTTGAAAGTTTTGTGGGATGTAAAGTTGCTGCAGATATCTTGAGTGCCATTCAGCAGCACTGCGGGAACAACCTGGAACGAGCTGTCAACATGTATTTCGACGGGACGTACAGGAAACTCGTGAAATCCAAGCCGGCATCacatccagcagcagcccccgCTACACCGGGCTCCAGCCGAACAGCCTTGACTGATGCCCCGGCCCAGTCCTCGCCGATTCCCATCCGACAAACGATGCCGCCCTCAAGATACATTGGCGCATTCGGCGTCGAGGGATGGGCTACAAGAAGTGGAGCAAACTTGCTGAAGCACGGCGAAATCGTCAAGATTGAACGACAAAAGATacagcctcctcagcctccaaAGACGAAACCCCGGCTCGGCGCCCCTCCTACTCCTGTAAAGATGAACACCGCTGCTTCGAGACGAGTCGATGTTGTTGTACGATTTACAACCCAGAGCGGCCAAGAAATTGGACGGCTCGCTAAAGATACTGCGAACTGGGTGTCGACATTGATAGACCAAAAGATTTGCGGGTTTGAAGGGACATGCGTGTATTGCCCCGAGCGTGTGCGAACAAACGATACCATCTTTCTCCAGCTGAGATGCTCTCTGCTCAACTCAGCCTTCTTTGACCGAAGCTTTAAGCCTGTGAATGATTCTTCGGCCACATGGTTCGAGCAGCAGATTGAAACGgcgcaagaaaaagaactccGACTTAGACAAGTTGCGCTGGTTAGACTATTCCAGGAAATTAATCTACAACCGGTTACCGCAAATGCCGCGGCAAAGGGTGGGCGAAAAGggcttcttcaagctgccgagatggatgagcagaagcaaaaggacTCGAAAAAGGCAACGGCGAGCAGTAACAAAGAGTCTGGAAACTCGTCGCCGTCAGAGGAACccgaagaaggagaggagctTGAGCAAGATCAGCTTGACGCTCTGTATAAGAAGGCCCAGACATTTGACTTTAACATGCCGGAAGCTGAGCCCGCGAGCACTTTTGCCATGTCACTACGGCCGTATCAAAAACAGTCGCTGCATTGGATGCTGGCTAAGGAGAGGGATGAGCGGAGCCATAGAGAACCCTCAATGCATCCGTTGTGGGAGGAGTATCTGTGGCCAGTCAAAGATGTTGACGACAAGGATCTCCCCGCAGTAGAAGGCCAGTCCAAGTTTTATGTCAATCCTTACTCTGGCGACCTGACTCTGGAGTTCCCTGTTCAAGAGCAACACTGTCTCGGCGGCATTCTTGCCGATGAAATGGGCCTTGGAAAGACTATTCAGATGCTTAGTCTGATACACTCGCACCGATCAGAGGCTTCACATAATGCCAGGCTATCATCTAAAGACGGGTTAAATCAACTCCAGCGACTGGGTAAGAACTCGTCAAACGTCTTGGATGCCCCCTGCACTACCCTTGTGGTTGCTCCGATGTCCCTGCTATCGCAGTGGCAAAGTGAAGCCGAGAAGGCCTCCAAAGCAGGCACCCTAAAGATTCAGCTCTACTATGGTACTGAGAAGGCCTTGAATCTGCAGTCACTGTGCAGCGGCTCCAACGCACCGGACCTTGTCATTACCAGTTACGGAGTCGTCTTATCCGAGTTTGGCAGTGTTCTCGCGAAGAACGGCGAAAGGTCGTTCCATACTGGCATCTTCTCACTCAAATTCTTCCGAGTGATTCTGGACGAAGCCCACTACATAAAAAACCGAGCTTCCAAAACTGCGCGAGCGTGTTATGAGATTGCGGCCGACCATCGTTGGGCGTTGACTGGTACTCCGATTGTCAACAGACTGGAAGACCTCTTTAGCTTGGTGCGCTTCCTGGGAGTTGAGCCGTGGAacaacttttctttctggaaGACATTTATCACAGTACCGTTTGAATCAGGCGACTTTGTACGCGCGTTGGACGTTGTGCAGACAGTTCTGGAACCATTGGTCACACGAAGAACAAAAGATATGAAAACACCAGATGGTCAGCCCTTAGTACAGCTTCCTCCGAAACAAATCGACTTAGTGGAAGTGGAATTATCCAAAGCGGAACGAGACATTTACGACCACATCTTTAACAAAGTGAAGAACACATTTGCCAAGAACGTAGAGGCTGGCACTGTACTCAAGGCATTCACGACAATTTTTGCTCAGATTATGCGCCTCCGTCAATCATGCTGTCATCCTGTTCTTGTCCGTAACAAGGATATCGTtgccgatgaggaagaagctggagccgcagcagatgcagctaCTGGGTTGGGCGATGATATGGACCTTGAATCGCTCATTACACAGTTTACTGCCATCACGGATGAAGCGACCAACGATAGGCAGACATATGGAGCACACGCGCTTGATGAGATTCGAAatgaagcagaaaaggaaTGCCCCTTGTGCTTTGACGAGCCAATGAATGAGCAGATTGTTACTGGATGCTGGCACTCTGCATGCAAGAAGTGCTTGATGGACTTTATAAAGCATGAGACGGACCATGGCAAAGTGCCGAGGTGCTTCAACTGCCGAGCACCACTCAATCAGCGTGATCTATTCGAGGTTGTACGGCATGACGAAGGCGACGCGTTTGCCTCGAAACCGCGCATTAGCCTGCAACGATTGGGCGTCAATTCATCGTCAGCCAAAGTTGCCGCATTGTTGACAGAACTTCGATTGCTACGCCGTGAACGGCCACACATGAAGTCCATCATCTTTTCACAGTTTACGTCTTTCTTGTCGCTCATCGAAGCCGCACTCAATCGCGCCAACATCAAATTCCTTCGACTCGACGGGAGCATGACGCAGCGGGCCCGAGCGGCAGTGCTGCAGGAATTCTCAGAGAGCAAAGGCTTTgtggtgatgttgatgagtCTGCGCGCGGGCGGCGTGGGACTGAACCTGACGAGCGCGGGGCGCGTCTTTATGATGGACCCCTGGTGGAGCTATGCCGTGGAGCTGCAGGCGATTGATCGGGTGCACAGACTGGGGCAGCAGGAtgaggtggtggtgaagcGGTTTATCGTGAAGGGGAGTGTGGAGGAGAGGATGTTGAAGATtcaagagaggaagaagtttAT AGCGACGTCTTTGGGAATGATgaatgatgaagagaagaagcttcaaagAATAGAGGATATCAAAGAGCTTCTTAGCTAG
- a CDS encoding uncharacterized protein (EggNog:ENOG41): MRLTHLPKELLDKILLDLTGKDIKNLRLACKLFSDIPLRLSRAFISVNPIDIEVFRSIADHEAYRHGVKEIIWDEARFGNPRSGCEGYELEGRVAPYDYIHACKENLYEILGRRSMFAVHFPFEKAIDEEVKAQMPVFESWLLCCEYADRQNEVLKDGSDIKAFEYGLERFPALERITLTPAAHGFTFKPLYGTPMLRSLPYGFNYNIPRGWPGTYDHLQCEPWETETDKEQWRGFREVIRCLAENKAPSVKDLVIDVHQLPTGLTCHFFDNPCREYDQLVAVLRRPGFRRFDLALTAGGQPSFDWISFRNGRIRRALAEASEDLEHIHLRTDWGDEPDFNTGLDSSGLPYHFTPLLDIFPIERWPKLRHFGLSKFLVRQDDVMSLLVALPASIRTIELSFLCFLNDGGSYKALLDEMRDTLDWRTRDAAVRPKVKIGLDGYYSDVVYGRAIWLEREVDSFLYEGGPGSSRGREVRRWWYDTGRI, encoded by the coding sequence ATGAGGCTCACACATTTGCCCAAGGAGCTTTTGGATAAGATCCTTCTTGATTTGACGGGTAAAGACATCAAAAATTTGAGACTTGCGTGCAAGTTATTTTCAGACATACCTTTGCGTCTCTCTAGGGCGTTTATAAGTGTGAATCCGATAGACATTGAAGTATTTCGCTCCATCGCGGATCATGAGGCCTACAGGCATGgtgtaaaagaaattatctgGGATGAGGCCCGATTCGGCAACCCTCGTTCTGGATGTGAGGGGTATGAATTGGAGGGCCGTGTGGCACCTTATGATTACATACACGCTTGCAAAGAAAACTTGTATGAAATCTTGGGCAGGCGATCCATGTTCGCTGTCCATTTTCCTTTTGAGAAGGCCATAGACGAAGAAGTAAAGGCTCAGATGCCTGTATTTGAGTCATGGCTGCTCTGTTGCGAGTATGCAGACCGGCAAAACGAAGTTTTGAAAGACGGTAGCGATATTAAAGCATTTGAATACGGCCTTGAACGCTTCCCGGCTCTGGAGAGAATCACGTTAACACCAGCAGCCCATGGGTTCACATTCAAGCCACTGTACGGGACACCGATGCTTCGATCGCTTCCATATGGCTTCAACTACAATATTCCGCGCGGCTGGCCAGGCACCTACGATCATTTACAATGCGAGCCGTGGGAGACTGAGACTGACAAGGAGCAATGGCGAGGCTTTCGAGAAGTAATCCGCTGCCTCGCAGAGAACAAAGCGCCGTCAGTAAAAGACCTTGTTATCGACGTCCATCAGCTGCCAACAGGTCTAACCTGCCACTTTTTTGACAATCCTTGCCGAGAATACGACCAACTCGTTGCTGTTCTCCGCCGACCGGGTTTCCGCCGTTTTGATCTCGCTCTCACTGCTGGCGGACAGCCCAGTTTCGACTGGATATCGTTTCGGAATGGGCGCATACGACGTGCACTGGCAGAGGCATCGGAAGATTTGGAGCACATCCACTTGAGGACAGATTGGGGGGACGAGCCAGACTTTAATACTGGGCTGGATAGCAGCGGTCTTCCTTATCATTTCACGCCACTCCTTGATATCTTTCCCATAGAGCGATGGCCGAAGCTCCGCCACTTTGGACTATCGAAGTTCCTTGTGCGGCAAGATGATGTTATGTCTCTTCTGGTGGCACTGCCAGCCTCTATTAGGACCATCGAGCTCAGCTTCTTGTGTTTTTTAAACGATGGAGGTAGTTACAAAGCTTTGCTGGATGAGATGCGCGATACTCTAGATTGGCGTACTAGAGATGCCGCAGTTCGCCCCAAAGTTAAGATTGGTTTGGATGGCTATTACAGCGATGTAGTGTATGGCCGAGCAATTTGGCTTGAAAGAGAAGTGGACTCGTTTTTGTACGAGGGGGGCCCTGGATCATCCAGAGGACGCGAAGTTCGGAGATGGTGGTATGATACGGGACGAATTTGA
- a CDS encoding uncharacterized protein (EggNog:ENOG41), which yields MEEAATWEDLPPHEHQFVWDEAEGKFWRDFNAKQETQHSEAERKYQLALTEAKVELGTLDGRRNQLSKLRERLALELSQVDKELAQVVTECDGKTDRILAIERNYRHDEQDWLQQREKVTETMIRWFQEKREVAAKVQAAGNGTAGELINKKAIDASRNLADGEATEMEGVEYWNEQGSQQAPMSLPAIVTRQVAAKTAITPITPSLASFKGILQEPIEPIVDLVDADGRVIGPINKTEPWNQWVKAILGLPIKRPVKIRRGRKFTADHLAGIYEHTEAKGVKWLSCMIQAIGEVQEQRCISCDKNQGAFDDCIIIGGPLFQKCGNCEWNRQGCHGAALRKDRGSGESPAADRELSPRSIPQEDETSNGVSESSPRNAAVTLSPRETKTEIATETSRQGSAQEETRKDAEEKKEPVRDQRDDRREQETAQLNLQNLQVRKEQAAQEALAAAAGFAQHAIQSTEIANSKDFQQQQPDEPKPVVSERRVLPSSRPAIYQSEHQHQHHQLSAPREHRHEPVRAYTFSSGFTPANIPSRPSSRDLNSPTPRSIEYSPQPSDSADHPDLPKITRETLVLKHNGREYTYPEIIEGVPLEKIDPSHPYWDPKWPDIKSLIEPPLNQWREKHQQAMQSKDKGVDKASTRFQLGRQVNRGLKILEFLDEGEISPYQLLSKKYTTSGKGSITSYDTLFRLCETLSELGKYGLDIHPLEWMRQRLHELWLEQGAAFNVSRIIHNFYNDPKLALLRAKSGFKNIGRPSGVKASRRSQGAPSNDAHHLSQSSKRKNNYSFNGATADHDGSSTDLTSDGGSENHMMAPESPVSGSGPISKRARTLSPSIRPYRILVDDTADFTDTDLWSGASLTKDDFRIDQIKSRLYTSSSRVTQYLHWTKEGRFLEHQVLKEGHPVRWGVLKEPVNFDVRIDDLMDVVWNRRVMKAHFMMGERGTRLPSRDGRPRGDVIVLFRRERTLRRLIKVLEGMGVRTIEGSQEELEHRWALMQSEQLSDREDVLSSEEIKRPASASKLPVSY from the exons atggAAGAGGCGGCCACATGGGAGGATCTTCCCCCCCACGAACATCAGTTCGTCTGGGACGAGGCTGAGGGCAAATTCTGGAGAGATTTCAACGCAAAGCAGGAAACTCAGCATTCCGAGGCCGAGAGGAAGTACCAACTGGCCCTGACAGAGGCCAAAGTCGAACTGGGCACCTTGGACGGAAGGCGAAACCAGCTGAGCAAGCTGCGCGagaggctggcgctggaaCTGAGTCAAGTCGACAAGGAGTTGGCCCAGGTTGTTACTGAGTGCGACGGAAAGACGGACAGGATACTCGCCATTGAGCGCAACTACCGGCACGATGAACAagattggctgcagcagagagaaaaagttACAGAGACCATGATTCGCTGGTTCCAAGAGAAACGAGAGGTTGCCGCCAAGGTCCAGGCTGCTGGCAACGGTACTGCGGGAGAACTCATTAACAAGAAGGCCATTGATGCTTCTAGAAACCTGGCTGATGGTGAAGCCACCGAGATGGAAGGAGTAGAGTATTGGAACGAGCAAGGTTCACAGCAAGCGCCCATGTCTCTCCCGGCCATTGTTACAAGACAGGTGGCAGCCAAGACCGCCATCACGCCAATAACACCGTCTCTTGCCTCTTTCAAGGGCATTCTCCAAGAGCCAATCGAGCCCATTGTTGATCTTGTCGACGCAGACGGACGAGTCATTGGACCCATCAACAAGACAGAGCCGTGGAATCAGTGGGTCAAAGCTATTCTCGGCCTGCCCATCAAGCGCCCGGTCAAGATTCGACGCGGCCGTAAGTTTACTGCCGACCACCTCGCCGGCATTTACGAGCACACCGAAGCCAAGGGCGTCAAGTGGCTATCTTGCATGATTCAGGCCATTGGCGAGGTTCAAGAGCAGCGATGTATCTCTTGCGACAAGAACCAAGGCGCCTTTGACgactgcatcatcatcggcggGCCTCTTTTCCAGAAATGCGGCAACTGTGAGTGGAATCGACAGGGCTGCCACGGTGCGGCTCTGCGCAAAGACCGAGGCTCCGGCGAGTCACCGGCCGCGGACAGAGAGCTTTCTCCTCGTAGCATTCCTCAAGAGGATGAAACATCAAACGGAGTTTCCGAGAGTTCCCCACGAAATGCGGCGGTAACACTATCACCGCGTGAAACCAAGACAGAGATTGCCACAGAGACGTCACGACAAGGATCTGCACAGGAAGAAACTAGAAAGGACgccgaggagaagaaggaaccGGTCCGGGATCAGCGAGATGATAGACGCGAGCAGGAGACGGCACAGCTGAATCTGCAGAACCTCCAGGTGAGAAAAGAGCAGGCTGCCCAAGAAGCACtcgctgctgcggctggatTTGCTCAGCACGCCATACAGTCAACTGAAATCGCCAATTCAAAGGactttcagcagcagcaacctgACGAGCCTAAGCCCGTGGTCTCGGAGAGGCGAGTACTGCCTTCCAGCCGACCAGCTATCTACCAGTCcgagcatcagcatcaacatcaccagCTGTCGGCGCCTAGAGAGCACCGCCATGAGCCAGTTAGAGCGTACACGTTTAGCTCGGGATTCACACCAGCCAACATCCCAAGTCGCCCTTCGTCTCGGGATCTCAATAGCCCTACGCCACGCTCTATCGAGTATTCGCCTCAGCCCTCAGACTCCGCAGACCATCCAGACCTCCCCAAGATCACCCGCGAGACGCTTGTTCTGAAACACAACGGCCGAGAATACACCTATCCAGAAATCATTGAGGGCGTGCCCCTGGAAAAGATTGACCCAAGCCATCCTTATTGGGATCCCAAGTGGCCCGACATCAAGAGCTTGATTGAGCCGCCGCTGAACCAGTGGCGGGAGAAGCACCAGCAGGCCATGCAGTCCAAGGACAAGGGCGTAGACAAGGCCTCTACGAGGTTCCAACTGGGACGGCAGGTGAACCGCGGCTTGAAGATTCTCGAGTTCTTGGACGAGGGCGAAATCAGCCCTTACCAGCTCCTGAGCAAGAAGTATACCACGTCCGGAAAGGGTAGTATCACTTCATACGACACCCTCTTCCGGCTGTGCGAGACCTTGAGCGAGCTGGGCAAATACGGGCTCGACATCCATCCCCTGGAGTGGATGCGTCAGCGTCTACATGAGCTATGGCTAGAGCAGGGCGCGGCGTTCAATGTGTCGAGGATTATTCACAACTTTTACAACGATCCAAAACTGGCTCTACTGCGAGCCAAGTCTGGATTCAAGAACATTGGCAGGCCTTCGGGCGTCAAGGCAAGCCGCCGCAGCCAAGGAGCCCCCTCTAACGATGCGCACCATTTATCCCAGTCGAGTAAGCGAAAGAACAACTATTCCTTCAACGGAGCGACAGCCGACCATGACGGGTCATCAACAGATTTGACATCTGACGGCGGCAGCGAAAACCATATGATGGCGCCCGAATCACCGGTTTCAGGAAGCGGCCCCATCAGCAAGCGTGCCAGGACACTGTCCCCGTCTATTCGGCCATACCGCATCCTTGTCGACGACACGGCGGATTTCACCGACACGGATCTCTGGAGCGGTGCTTCCCTGACGAAAGACGACTTTCGCATTGACCAGATCAAGTCGCGCCTCTACACCAGCTCATCCCGAGTCACGCAGTACTTGCACTGGACAAAGGAGGGACGCTTCCTGGAGCACCAAGTACTCAAGGAGGGTCACCCTGTGCGATGGGGCGTGCTCAAGGAACCGGTCAACTTTGATGTGCGCATCGATGACTTGATGGATGTGGTGTGGAACCGGCGCGTCATGAAGGCGCATTTCATGATGGGGGAGCGTGGTACGCGGCTTCCGTCGAGGGATGGACGGCCGAGGGGAGATGTCATTGTGTTGTTTAGGCGGGAGAGGACGCTGAGAAGGTTGATTAAGGTGCTTGAGGGTATGGGGGTGAGGACGATTGAGGGCTCTCA AGAGGAGTTGGAGCATCGCTGGGCACTGATGCAGTCGGAACAGCTCTCTGATAGAGAGGATGTACTTTCGAGCGAGGAGATTAAGAGACCGGCTTCTGCATCCAAGCTTCCCGTTTCATATTAA
- a CDS encoding mitochondrial 37S ribosomal bS6m domain-containing protein (BUSCO:EOG092D4HQ1), with translation MYGNRHCFAQCDYLTHPPRSQISRHPSPRQNLGASAMLCSDFNPSRNRNRRKNHTIQTVDAVAKMLYELIAIVRPGSLTEVKEIAQTVGSLVLKNGGVIRGLSNWGVFSLPKPISIHQMKHTHGHYFVMRYDSSTKVHQDVRSTLRLEPRMIRAAHVKLGDGKLETVSRFGPPKWRTQGSEA, from the exons ATGTATGGCAATAGGCACTGCTTCGCACAATGCGATTATCTGACCCACCCACCTCGGAGTCAGATAAGCCGTCATCCTTCACCACGGCAAAACCTCGGCGCATCAGCTATGCTATGCTCAGATTTCAACCCATCCCGCAATCGCAATCGTAGAAAAAACCACACCATTCAGACCGTGGATGCTGTCGCAAAGATGCTCTACGAACTCATTGCCATT GTCCGGCCGGGCAGCCTCACCGAGGTAAAAGA aaTTGCCCAAACCGTCGGTTCCCTCGTCCTCAAGAATGGCGGCGTCATCCGCGGCCTCTCCAACTGGGGcgtcttctccctccccAAGCCAATCTCCATCCACCAGATGAAGCACACCCACGGCCACTACTTCGTCATGCGCTACGACTCCTCTACAAAAGTCCACCAGGATGTTCGATCCACGCTGCGCCTCGAGCCTCGCATGATCCGCGCCGCCCACGTCAAGCTCGGCGACGGCAAACTCGAGACGGTGTCGAGGTTCGGGCCGCCGAAATGGAGGACTCAGGGCAGTGAGgcgtaa
- the CHS7 gene encoding Chitin synthase, class 7 (TransMembrane:7 (o49-73i85-107o119-140i152-173o185-211i223-242o254-273i)~EggNog:ENOG41), which produces MSGFGDFTSICEHTPLPLCASVGPVLSSSGRVGIEPNCYARNIEVANTIIFEGAASFAHIGALVMTVIMVLHVRSKFTAVGRKEILSFFYLYMLLTFISLVVDAGVVPAGSGPFPYFASVQNGLASAVVTCLLVNGFVGFQLYEDGTPLSVWMLWLCSLVAFAISFLVSLATFKGWAGLGPTNTIGLFVVLYLLNAIELFVYVGMQILLVVRTLQDRWPLGDIAFGIFFFVAGQVILYAFSSKICVAVSHYLDGLFFATICNLLAVMMVYKYWDSITKEDLEFSVGTRMNNWEVKELLGEDERRGTVYADDPYAQSSGYDMPYSPTTNRYSSRH; this is translated from the exons ATGTCGGGCTTTGGGGACTTCACCTCCATCTGCGAGCAcacgccgctgccgctctgCGCCTCCGTCGGCCCCGTCCTCTCGTCATCTGGCCGCGTCGGCATCGAGCCCAACTGCTACGCGCGAAACATTGAAGTCGCCAACACAATCATCTTTGAGGGCGCCGCGTCCTTTGCCCACATCGGCGCGCTCGTCATGACCGTCATCATGGTCCTGCACGTGCGCAGCAAGTTCACCGCCGTTGGCCGCAAGGAGattctcagcttcttctaCCTGTATATGCTCCTGACCTTTATCTCGCTGGTGGTTGATGCCGGTGTGGTGCCTGCGGGCAGTGGGCCGTTCCCTTACTTTGCGAGCGTGCAGAACGGCTTGGCGAGCGCTGTTGTGACGTGTCTGCTTGTCAATGGCTTTGTCGGCTTCCAGCTGTATGAGGATGGCACGCCGTTGTCGGTGTGGATGCTGTGGCTCTGCTCGCTGGTTGCCTTTGCCATTTCCTTCCTGGTGTCGTTGGCGACGTTCAAGGGATGGGCTGGGCTCGGCCCGACTAACACGATTGGCCTGTTTGTCGTCTTGTACCTGCTCAACGCCATTGAGCTCTTTGTTTACGTCGGCATGCAGATCTTGCTTGTTGTGCGGACGCTGCAGGACCGGTGGCCGCTGGGCGATATCGCTTttggcatcttctttttcgtgGCCGGACAGGTGATTCTGTATGCGTTTAGCTCCAAGATTTGCGTTGCTGTGAGCCATTATCTGGATGGGCTGTTTTTCGCAACGATTTGCAATTTGTTGGCTGTTATGATGGTTTATAAG TACTGGGATTCCATTACCAAGGAAGATCTCGAGTTCTCTGTTGGCACTCGCATGAACAACTGGGAGGTTAAGGAACtccttggagaagatgagcgCCGCGGCACCGTCTACGCAGATGACCCTTATGCTCAGTCGAGCGGTTACGATATGCCTTACTCCCCGACCACGAATCGCTACTCATCTCGACACTAA
- a CDS encoding uncharacterized protein (EggNog:ENOG41~SECRETED:SignalP(1-27)): MKFTGLTFVVAALAGLAAASPAPLVNGKLVCGSMKDTIVTCPFGQVCLLAPGADEKSATGICQSR; the protein is encoded by the coding sequence ATGAAGTTCACCGGCCTTACCTTTGTTGTCGCCGCCCTGgctggccttgctgctgcctctcCGGCTCCCCTCGTGAATGGAAAGCTGGTCTGCGGATCGATGAAGGACACCATCGTGACCTGCCCCTTTGGACAGGTTTGCCTGCTTGCTCCCGGCGCTGATGAGAAGTCTGCTACGGGAATCTGCCAGTCTCGCTAA